In Deltaproteobacteria bacterium, a single genomic region encodes these proteins:
- a CDS encoding Crp/Fnr family transcriptional regulator — MSDAAGRIDALISSFPLFEGQTRETLRDLATIAEIKRFNRGQLLFLDGDPGNGFYVLSSGRVKIFKLSPDGKEQILHIFGPGEPFGEATAFEGIPFPASAQALQESEAVFFPRDRFVALIRKDPTLALTMLAVLSRRLKKFTVMIEHLSLRDVPGRLAAYLLLLRERQGGANELDLDLRKGLLASLLGTVPETLSRILARMSSHGLIQVDGSRIRILDGDGMEALAEGTERLE, encoded by the coding sequence ATGTCTGATGCCGCCGGACGGATTGATGCCCTGATCTCCTCCTTTCCCCTCTTCGAGGGGCAGACACGGGAAACACTCCGTGACCTGGCGACGATCGCCGAGATCAAACGGTTCAATAGGGGTCAACTCCTCTTCCTCGACGGTGATCCGGGAAACGGATTCTATGTCCTCTCATCCGGCCGGGTGAAGATCTTCAAACTCTCCCCAGACGGAAAGGAACAGATCCTCCATATATTCGGTCCAGGCGAGCCCTTCGGCGAGGCCACGGCCTTCGAGGGGATCCCATTCCCTGCCTCTGCCCAGGCCTTGCAGGAAAGCGAGGCAGTTTTCTTCCCTCGGGACCGGTTCGTGGCGCTCATCCGCAAGGATCCCACCCTTGCCCTCACCATGCTTGCGGTCCTCTCACGCAGGCTCAAAAAATTCACGGTCATGATCGAGCACCTCTCCCTCCGCGACGTACCTGGCAGACTCGCCGCCTATCTCTTGCTCCTCAGGGAACGCCAGGGCGGGGCAAACGAGCTGGACCTCGACCTCCGAAAGGGCCTTCTTGCAAGCCTTCTCGGTACGGTTCCGGAGACCCTTTCCCGAATCCTTGCCAGGATGTCCTCCCATGGCCTCATCCAGGTGGACGGATCCCGGATCAGGATCCTCGATGGAGACGGGATGGAGGCCCTTGCCGAAGGAACAGAACGCCTGGAATAA
- a CDS encoding YchF family ATPase produces the protein MKIGIVGLPGSGKTTVFNALTGRKAEVSGYAGGKREPNMAVVSVPDERVEKLADRYHPKKVTPAQITYVDVAGEIAGKEEKGSALEETLRHLRPADALLIVLRNFERPGEPPDPQAELEAINAEFVLTDLISVEKRLERLEKDASKGKKSDPRELELLRRARDLLNTGTPLRSDNEIARSPLLKGYAFLSAKPCIAVINSGDDSEMGSVSLSLPADVPAIEVKGRLEMELAQLTPEEADVFRQDFALEIPATIRIIQESYRLLGLISFFTVGEDEVRAWTIPAGTQAQKAAGVIHSDIEKGFIRAEVISCDDLLESRSYADAQRAGKVRLEGKEYPVRDGDVINFRFNV, from the coding sequence ATGAAGATCGGGATCGTCGGGCTTCCTGGAAGTGGTAAGACGACCGTATTCAATGCCCTTACCGGGCGTAAGGCAGAGGTCTCAGGCTATGCAGGTGGAAAGAGGGAGCCAAATATGGCTGTCGTTTCCGTGCCGGACGAGCGGGTTGAAAAACTCGCTGACCGCTACCATCCGAAGAAGGTGACCCCGGCCCAGATCACCTATGTAGACGTCGCAGGCGAGATCGCGGGTAAGGAAGAAAAGGGCTCGGCCCTTGAAGAGACATTGAGACATCTCCGACCAGCTGATGCACTGCTCATCGTCCTGAGAAATTTCGAACGCCCCGGAGAGCCGCCTGATCCCCAGGCAGAACTCGAGGCCATCAATGCGGAATTCGTACTCACTGACCTCATCTCCGTGGAAAAAAGGCTTGAAAGACTGGAAAAGGATGCATCAAAAGGGAAAAAGTCAGACCCGCGGGAGCTCGAGCTCCTTCGACGTGCGCGGGATCTCCTGAACACTGGCACGCCGCTACGCTCGGACAACGAGATCGCCCGATCCCCACTCCTCAAGGGATATGCCTTTCTCTCCGCCAAGCCCTGCATCGCGGTCATCAACTCCGGAGACGACTCGGAGATGGGCTCGGTATCCCTCTCGCTCCCAGCGGATGTCCCGGCAATCGAGGTGAAGGGCAGGCTCGAGATGGAGCTGGCGCAACTCACACCCGAGGAGGCGGATGTCTTTCGTCAGGATTTCGCCCTTGAGATACCCGCCACCATTCGAATCATCCAGGAGTCATACCGGCTCCTCGGTCTCATCTCCTTTTTCACCGTGGGCGAAGACGAGGTCCGGGCCTGGACCATACCAGCCGGCACACAGGCACAAAAGGCCGCCGGCGTCATCCACTCGGATATCGAAAAGGGTTTCATCAGGGCCGAGGTCATCTCCTGCGACGACCTCCTCGAAAGCCGCTCCTACGCCGATGCCCAGCGGGCCGGCAAGGTCCGGCTCGAGGGAAAAGAGTACCCTGTCAGGGACGGGGATGTAATCAACTTTCGCTTCAATGTCTGA
- a CDS encoding MogA/MoaB family molybdenum cofactor biosynthesis protein, translating into MFSAAVLTVSDSSSKGERIDTAGPALARLLEGHGFEVRATAVVPDDMAAIQESLLQWIRSGVDLLITTGGTGLSPRDVTPEATRSVIEREIPGIPEAMRRHGASETPMAMLSRGLAGVRAGSLVVNLPGSPSGAASGLKAILPVLEHALLKIKGDPTPCHKGHRP; encoded by the coding sequence ATGTTCAGCGCAGCGGTACTTACCGTCAGCGACAGTTCATCAAAGGGCGAGAGAATCGACACAGCCGGACCCGCCCTCGCAAGGCTTCTTGAAGGGCACGGGTTCGAGGTGCGGGCCACGGCCGTGGTCCCGGACGACATGGCTGCCATCCAGGAGTCCCTGCTCCAATGGATCCGTAGTGGGGTGGATCTCCTCATCACCACCGGCGGCACAGGGCTATCCCCCAGGGACGTCACCCCCGAGGCCACACGCTCGGTGATCGAGCGGGAGATCCCAGGCATCCCGGAGGCCATGAGACGGCACGGGGCCTCCGAGACGCCCATGGCCATGCTTTCGCGCGGGCTCGCAGGTGTGAGGGCGGGCTCCCTTGTCGTGAACCTGCCGGGAAGTCCCTCTGGTGCGGCCTCGGGTCTCAAGGCGATCCTCCCGGTCCTCGAACACGCCCTTTTGAAGATCAAGGGGGACCCCACCCCGTGCCACAAGGGACACAGGCCATGA
- a CDS encoding elongation factor G, with protein sequence METGSVKNLVIVGQNASGKTSLAEAMLFASKATSRLGKVDDGTSSLDFEPEEIKRRITIGNSAHHLYWNKTALFFLDTPGDDNFHTETRIALRCGDTALFVIDAVDPVKPQTGKIWSMVRENGLPALFVVNKMDRERADFMKAAEAVKKDLGVKTVPILIPIGSQETFSGLVDLIRMKAFVYEKDGSGRFRQEDIPQDMLEMASGLRNNLIEYAAESEDALLEKFLEGEELTEDEIISGLGKGMAAGGFAPVVCASALQCIGLPNLLDLISSLLPSPDARGEVPGTDPKTGMPINRATTSDAPASAIVFKTTIDPYAGRLSLLRVVSGVISQDQTLFSTAGNTLEKAGQIFRVEGKGLSPTDSAGPGEIIAIPKLKETSTGDTLSDPSAPIAYPFVQIPKPVLSYVLKPKSRGDEEKISIALARLMEEDLAISVDRDPEAGGIILSGMGQIHIETTVEKMERKFGVHVDLELPRIPYRETIKGVKKGVIYRHKKQTGGAGQFAEVHFDISPLPRGQGFEFEEALVGMNVPRNFVPAVEKGLHEAILSGPLAGYPVVDVKVRFYDGKSHEVDSSETAFKIAAIQCFKKGVLEAKPTLLEPIMKLTIQVPDDAVGDVIGDLNSRRGRVMGMEPGEGHQVITAHVPLAEIQRYLIDLNTMTAGRGTYTVEPSHYEEMPANLAEKVIAAAAEDKAKA encoded by the coding sequence ATGGAAACGGGCTCCGTTAAAAACCTTGTCATCGTGGGACAAAATGCATCCGGAAAGACCTCCCTCGCCGAGGCCATGCTCTTCGCCTCGAAGGCGACCAGCCGGTTGGGCAAGGTGGATGACGGGACATCCTCTCTCGACTTCGAACCCGAGGAGATCAAGCGCCGCATAACCATTGGAAATTCTGCTCATCACCTTTACTGGAACAAGACGGCGCTATTCTTCCTCGACACCCCTGGGGACGACAATTTTCACACCGAGACGCGCATCGCCCTGCGCTGTGGCGACACCGCCCTTTTCGTGATCGACGCCGTGGACCCCGTCAAGCCCCAGACCGGAAAGATCTGGTCCATGGTGAGGGAAAACGGCCTTCCGGCCCTCTTTGTCGTCAACAAGATGGACCGGGAAAGGGCCGACTTCATGAAGGCCGCCGAGGCCGTGAAAAAAGACCTGGGCGTCAAGACGGTGCCCATCCTCATACCCATCGGTTCGCAGGAGACCTTCTCAGGCCTTGTGGACCTCATCCGCATGAAGGCATTCGTGTATGAAAAGGACGGGAGCGGGAGATTCCGCCAGGAAGACATCCCGCAAGACATGCTCGAGATGGCGTCAGGCCTCAGGAACAACCTCATTGAGTATGCGGCCGAGTCGGAGGACGCCCTCCTTGAAAAATTCCTCGAAGGGGAGGAACTCACTGAGGACGAGATCATCTCCGGCCTCGGAAAGGGCATGGCTGCAGGTGGGTTTGCCCCGGTCGTATGCGCCTCAGCCCTCCAATGCATCGGCCTTCCTAACCTCCTCGACCTTATCTCCTCCCTTCTGCCTTCTCCGGATGCGCGCGGGGAGGTCCCGGGGACGGATCCCAAAACCGGCATGCCTATCAACCGCGCAACCACTTCCGATGCCCCGGCCTCGGCGATCGTCTTCAAGACCACAATCGACCCCTATGCCGGCCGCCTCTCGCTACTGAGGGTCGTCTCAGGCGTCATCTCCCAGGACCAGACCCTTTTCTCCACTGCAGGGAACACCCTCGAAAAAGCAGGCCAGATCTTTAGGGTCGAAGGAAAGGGGCTCAGCCCCACCGATTCCGCCGGCCCCGGCGAGATCATCGCCATCCCCAAACTCAAGGAGACCTCGACAGGCGACACCTTGAGCGACCCGTCCGCTCCCATCGCCTATCCCTTTGTCCAGATTCCCAAACCGGTCCTTTCCTACGTACTCAAACCCAAAAGCCGGGGGGACGAGGAAAAGATCAGCATCGCCCTTGCCCGGCTCATGGAAGAGGACCTGGCCATCTCTGTGGACAGGGATCCGGAGGCAGGGGGGATCATCCTCTCGGGCATGGGACAGATCCACATCGAAACCACCGTTGAAAAGATGGAGAGAAAGTTCGGTGTGCACGTGGACCTGGAACTCCCGAGGATCCCCTACCGGGAGACCATCAAGGGTGTCAAGAAGGGCGTCATCTACCGCCACAAGAAACAGACCGGGGGGGCTGGTCAGTTCGCCGAGGTCCACTTCGACATCTCCCCCCTCCCCCGCGGACAGGGGTTTGAATTCGAAGAGGCCCTGGTAGGCATGAACGTCCCGAGAAATTTCGTCCCGGCCGTAGAAAAAGGGCTCCATGAGGCAATCCTCTCCGGACCGCTCGCTGGTTATCCGGTTGTGGACGTAAAGGTCCGGTTCTATGACGGGAAATCCCATGAGGTGGACTCCTCGGAGACCGCCTTCAAGATCGCCGCCATCCAGTGCTTCAAGAAAGGCGTCCTCGAGGCCAAGCCCACCCTGCTCGAACCCATCATGAAGCTCACCATCCAGGTGCCGGACGATGCCGTCGGGGACGTGATAGGAGACCTCAACAGCAGGCGGGGCCGTGTCATGGGCATGGAACCGGGCGAGGGTCACCAGGTCATCACAGCCCATGTCCCCCTCGCGGAGATCCAGCGCTATCTCATCGACCTGAACACCATGACCGCAGGTCGGGGCACATACACCGTCGAGCCTTCCCACTACGAGGAGATGCCTGCCAACCTGGCGGAAAAGGTGATCGCGGCAGCAGCAGAGGACAAGGCAAAGGCATAA
- the trpA gene encoding tryptophan synthase subunit alpha: MNRIDLLFRRLQKADEAALIPFITAGDPDMATTEALLFELEKAGADLIELGFPFSDPLADGPTIQAANQRSLRRGTTLEDVLDLVARFRPHSQIPIVIMGYYNPILQFGLARFAERAASSGIDGTIIPDLPLEEAGPWMREAAARGIANILLAAPTTPDARLGRIASRTRGFLYYVSVTGITGGRTELPPDLLEGIRRAKGKSKRPVCVGFGISTPAQVSLLAPAADGIIVGSALIRVMERHIRADDTGYRADPGLVEEAGAFVRSLKEATRRGL, translated from the coding sequence ATGAACCGGATCGATCTCCTCTTTAGGAGACTACAAAAGGCCGATGAGGCCGCCCTCATCCCATTCATCACTGCCGGTGACCCGGACATGGCGACCACAGAGGCCCTCCTGTTCGAGCTGGAAAAGGCAGGGGCCGACCTCATCGAACTCGGATTCCCCTTTTCAGACCCCCTTGCCGACGGCCCAACCATTCAGGCGGCAAACCAGCGATCTCTTCGGCGTGGCACCACCCTCGAAGACGTCCTGGACCTCGTGGCCCGCTTCCGGCCCCATTCCCAGATTCCCATCGTCATAATGGGCTATTACAACCCCATTCTTCAGTTCGGACTCGCACGATTCGCCGAGCGCGCCGCTTCCTCCGGCATCGACGGGACCATCATTCCTGACCTCCCCCTTGAGGAGGCCGGCCCATGGATGCGGGAGGCAGCTGCCCGCGGAATCGCCAACATCCTGCTTGCCGCCCCGACCACGCCAGATGCAAGGCTTGGACGGATAGCCTCCAGGACCCGGGGATTTCTCTATTACGTCTCGGTAACGGGTATCACTGGCGGACGGACCGAGCTTCCCCCGGACCTCCTCGAGGGGATCAGACGGGCGAAAGGGAAGTCGAAAAGGCCTGTCTGTGTGGGATTCGGGATCTCCACACCGGCGCAGGTCTCTCTCCTTGCCCCTGCTGCAGACGGGATCATTGTGGGAAGCGCCCTCATACGGGTCATGGAACGCCACATACGGGCGGATGACACCGGATATAGGGCAGATCCGGGGCTCGTGGAGGAGGCGGGCGCGTTTGTCAGATCCCTTAAAGAGGCCACCCGGCGCGGTCTGTGA